The Filimonas lacunae genomic sequence CTCAAAATTTAAAAGTTTTAGAGGATTTGTATATTGGGTAAGGTATTTTCGCAATAGGCTACCATATTGAGTTTTTAACCATGAGTTTGAAGTTATATATGCTAATACCCCATTGTTCTTAAGCAAATTATTACCTTGTTCATAAAAGAGGCAGTACAAGTCACCAGTTCGAGTGAATGTTAAGTATCCGGCATGCTCTAACTCGTTTGCCTCCTTAATCATTTTTTGAAGTTGTATGTAAGGTGGATTTCCAATTACAATGTCAAATCCTCCATTATCAAATACATCCTTAAAGAATACATGCCATAAGAAATAAGGTTTTTCTTCTGTATTTTGTATATCGTGAAGTCGAGCCCTTTTAACTGAAAACGATACTAGATCTTGCTTAAGGTCTTTTAGTTTAGCTCTAGCCTTATTGTTTAATTTTTCCTCATCACCTGCTTCTTCTATTACTCGGCTGAGTTGTGCTTCCCTTAGCTCAAGATTATAGTCTATATGTTTGTGAACTTTCTGATTAATTTCGTGTTTCAAATCTGCTTTTTCGGCGGGCTCCTTTTCGTTGAAATACTGTTTCATTAATTGTTGTATTTCCTTTATCGTTCCAGTTTGTGCAAATGTTATCTTCATTTGGCTTTCCAATATATTGCCAAATAAATCTTTTTCAGCTTCATAAACGGTTAAGTTTTTTTTACTACTTCCAATTAAACTTAAGTCGATATCTTCGAATCTTTCCAATAGACTATTTCCTTGCATTATTTTATAGTCTAAATTTGGGAGCGGTTGGGGTACTTCTTCATCTACCACCAATGCCAACCAGAAGCGTAACCTGGCTATCTCTACAGCACCATGCTCTAGATCTACTCCATATATACTTCCTTCTATTATTTTTTTCTTGGCTTGGACAGGATCAAAAGGAGTAACAGGGTTAAGGTAAGGGTAGATGTGGATCTTGGCTTTGTATATCTCTTGCAAAATACCAATAGGAAATGCTCCTGATCCAATAGCAGGATCACAAACTTTTACCTGATCTAATAAATTGTTAATTTTTATTGCATTTGCCCTGTCACGCAGATATTCAGAGATATATTGCTTTCTGATAAATTGCTCTATCTCAGCTTCTTTCGGCATATAAACTCTTAAATACTCAATCAGACTTTCTTGACACATGTAGTTGACAATCTCTTTAGGAGTATAAAATGCTCCCTTCTCCCTATTTTCTTCAAGTAAGTTTTCAAAAATATGGCCTAGCATTTCTGGGTCAATGCCAATCTCTTGCTCGTCCGGACTATTTTCGTCAATAGTAAAATTGTATTGTTCAAAAAACTCCAATAAATCCTTGAAGTAAACCGCTGGAAAATCTATATGATCTGTATTAGGCTGGTCGTTGTCAAACAGACCACCGTTAAGATAAGGAACCCTGCTATTAGTTATTGGAAAAATATTATTAGGCCTATCCGGTTGATTTAATGTATTGAAAAATAGTTTACTTAGACATTTACTATAGAAGTGATCTTGCTCGTTGAATTGTTTAAATAAGTCGTGTAGGAAACTAGGATTACCATCCTTCCAAATTTCTTTATTTTTTTTAGATGTTGACAAAACTGGGCAGCCCATCCATCCTTTCTTTTGTAGAAAATGAAGGAAAACGATTCGTCCCAATAACTTTTTCGAAAAATCTCTAAGCGGCTTTCTTTGCTCATCCTGAGTTTTTTCAGGGGATGTGTCTATAAGTAATTTTTTGTAAGCTGGAGTATCATCAATAAATCGCCAAAATCTTTCGTAATGCTCTTTATATTTTTTAAAAAACTCTTTAGTTAATGCCTCAACCGAAAAAGCCTGAATTATTGAGTCAATACTTATTACCGGCTTTTTTGCAGCAATTTCTAAAAGACGTTTAGCAGCAGTGCTACCACTTTGATTTTCTCCTAGTAGATAAGTGTAACGTCTTTTTTGAGTTTCCCCCTTTTTAAATTCTCCTGTTTTTAAATCAATTTCACTCCACTTCGCTATAAATGTTAAACGATAAAGTGCTTGATTGCGAGAATGATAAAAAACTAATGCTCCATGTGTGATATTCTGATCTATATATTTTACGGCAATTTCTCTCAATCCCTGGCGATTACGTTCAATATTGATATGGTCGTTTACCTCAACTTCGAAAATCGAAATGAACTTATCCTGATCAAGCCTAATACGTCCAACTTGTTTCCCTGAAATAACGTTTTTATCCTCTCGGAAAGGATTGCTGGGTGTCGAAAAATATTCTACATTACCAAAAACGAAATCTAAAATAGGCTTCCAAACGGTAACACTACCCCCATTTTTGAATATATCTTTTATTTGTCGCTCGTTCATTGTTTATACAGTAAAACTTTCGGTGATAATTATATCTGGATTCAAATTTTTGATTAAAATAGATGGAGCCACTTCTGGAATTATATCTTCTTGGGTTCTTTCCAAAGGATATGATCTTAGAATACCCATCACCTGTTCTAGAAGAAGTACAGGATTAAGAGGTGTTTTTTTTACAGCTTTTTGCAATTTGTTTAAATCCCGCTGAAGGTTTTGAAACTTCCCTTTTCGTATTGCTTCTTTAGCTTCAAGAATCAACTCTTTTTCGAAAGAATTAGCAAAAGAAAGATTTAAAAATGCATCTAAATAAGCTAAAGCTTTTTTTTCATTTGGACCCTGTGTAATATCTACTTTTTTATCCCGCGCTTTCTCCTCTTCTATGGTATTAGAAAAATGTTCAACAGCTTTTTGAACTTGCTTATGGTGAAGACTATGCAGATTGAAAGCCATTTCATCTCGTTTTGCCTCAAATTGCTTTGCTGTTTCAAGAAAAGTCAGTTCCTCAATTTCGTTATTGGATTTTACATA encodes the following:
- a CDS encoding Eco57I restriction-modification methylase domain-containing protein, with translation MNERQIKDIFKNGGSVTVWKPILDFVFGNVEYFSTPSNPFREDKNVISGKQVGRIRLDQDKFISIFEVEVNDHINIERNRQGLREIAVKYIDQNITHGALVFYHSRNQALYRLTFIAKWSEIDLKTGEFKKGETQKRRYTYLLGENQSGSTAAKRLLEIAAKKPVISIDSIIQAFSVEALTKEFFKKYKEHYERFWRFIDDTPAYKKLLIDTSPEKTQDEQRKPLRDFSKKLLGRIVFLHFLQKKGWMGCPVLSTSKKNKEIWKDGNPSFLHDLFKQFNEQDHFYSKCLSKLFFNTLNQPDRPNNIFPITNSRVPYLNGGLFDNDQPNTDHIDFPAVYFKDLLEFFEQYNFTIDENSPDEQEIGIDPEMLGHIFENLLEENREKGAFYTPKEIVNYMCQESLIEYLRVYMPKEAEIEQFIRKQYISEYLRDRANAIKINNLLDQVKVCDPAIGSGAFPIGILQEIYKAKIHIYPYLNPVTPFDPVQAKKKIIEGSIYGVDLEHGAVEIARLRFWLALVVDEEVPQPLPNLDYKIMQGNSLLERFEDIDLSLIGSSKKNLTVYEAEKDLFGNILESQMKITFAQTGTIKEIQQLMKQYFNEKEPAEKADLKHEINQKVHKHIDYNLELREAQLSRVIEEAGDEEKLNNKARAKLKDLKQDLVSFSVKRARLHDIQNTEEKPYFLWHVFFKDVFDNGGFDIVIGNPPYIQLQKMIKEANELEHAGYLTFTRTGDLYCLFYEQGNNLLKNNGVLAYITSNSWLKTQYGSLLRKYLTQYTNPLKLLNFEDTKIFHSATVETNILLFKKGHWEQKLKAVVFRSDYSSGDSIVNYYSSNSIELSDLSDEGWIILSRKEYDTKNEIEKKSILLKDLNMTINFGIKTGLNEAFIIDKKTYDELIELNPDNAKIIKPIIRGRNVKSYSYKFEEQYIIFTRRGINIDEFPEIRDHLYKSYDRLKPRQPGDKVGRKPGPYKWYEIQDNVAYYTEFEKPKLVWGELSDKPKFAYDDKGMYPEATLFFMTGDNLKYLLSILNSRLASWYFNQITTTSGMGTNRWKKYKIEQLPIAFINSNSKKIEVASDYMLFLNDTTTPAVNSYTENENIAQVFEDTLNMMIYELYFEEHMKELEVDVLQFITEDTFPPLTKNPLENAQTVGRIYKWLQERDNPIRNRIISANINSNYIRGINSTTH